A genomic window from Peromyscus maniculatus bairdii isolate BWxNUB_F1_BW_parent chromosome 1, HU_Pman_BW_mat_3.1, whole genome shotgun sequence includes:
- the Rbmxl2 gene encoding RNA-binding motif protein, X-linked-like-2, translating to MVEADRPGKLFIGGLNLETDEKALEAAFGKYGRIIEVLLMKDRETSKSRGFAFVTFENPADAKAASRDMNGKSLDGKAIKVAQATKPVFESSRRGPPPPRSRGRPRGLRGSRGGGGGGPRRPPSRGGSADEGGYTGDFDLRPSRAPMPLKRGPPPRRAGPPPKRAAPSGPARSGAGIRGRAAGSRGRDGYGGPPRRELPPPRRDPYLGPRDEGYSPRESYSSRDYPSARDPRDFAPSPRDYTYRDYGHSSARDECPSRGYCERDGYGARERDYAEHPSGGSYRDPFDGYGDPRGAGPARGPPPSYGGGRYEEYRGCSPDGYGGRDSYRSERYSSGRERVGRPERGLPPSVERSCPTPRDSYSRSGRRAPPRGGGRVGSRLERGGGRSRY from the coding sequence ATGGTGGAAGCCGACCGTCCAGGGAAGCTCTTCATCGGAGGCCTCAACCTCGAAACCGACGAGAAAGCCCTCGAGGCGGCGTTCGGCAAGTATGGCCGCATCATCGAGGTGCTCCTGATGAAGGACAGGGAAACCTCCAAGTCCAGAGGCTTCGCCTTCGTCACCTTCGAGAACCCCGCGGACGCCAAGGCCGCCTCCCGAGACATGAATGGCAAGTCCCTGGATGGTAAGGCCATCAAGGTGGCCCAGGCCACCAAGCCGGTGTTCGAGAGCAGCCGGCGCGGGCCCCCGCCTCCCCGCAGCCGCGGCCGCCCGAGGGGCCTGCGCGGgagccgcggcggcggcggcggcggcccgcggcgCCCTCCCTCCCGGGGCGGGTCGGCCGACGAAGGCGGCTACACGGGCGATTTCGACCTGCGCCCTTCCCGGGCCCCGATGCCGCTGAAGCGCGGGCCACCGCCGCGCCGGGCCGGGCCTCCGCCAAAAAGAGCCGCGCCGTCGGGCCCGGCGCGCAGCGGCGCGGGAATTCGCGGGCGGGCCGCGGGCTCGCGGGGGCGAGACGGCTACGGGGGCCCCCCGCGCCGGGAGCTGCCGCCGCCGCGCCGCGACCCGTACCTGGGCCCGCGCGACGAGGGCTACTCGCCCCGGGAGAGCTACTCGAGCCGCGACTACCCGAGCGCCCGGGACCCGCGCGACTTCGCGCCCTCGCCGCGCGACTACACCTACCGCGACTACGGCCACTCGAGCGCGCGCGACGAATGCCCTTCCCGGGGCTACTGCGAGCGCGACGGCTACGGGGCCCGCGAGCGCGACTACGCCGAGCACCCTAGCGGAGGCTCCTACCGAGACCCCTTCGACGGCTACGGCGACCCGCGCGGCGCCGGCCCTGCCCGCGGCCCGCCGCCATCTTACGGCGGAGGCCGCTACGAAGAGTACCGCGGCTGCTCGCCCGACGGCTACGGCGGCCGCGACAGCTACCGCAGCGAGCGCTACTCGAGCGGCCGCGAGCGCGTGGGCAGGCCGGAGCGCGGGCTGCCGCCGTCTGTGGAACGAAGCTGCCCGACCCCGCGCGACTCCTACAGCCGCTCGGGCCGCCGGGCGCCCCCCCGGGGAGGAGGCCGAGTGGGAAGCCGCCTGGAGCGAGGGGGAGGTCGGAGCAGGTACTGA